One Nonomuraea angiospora DNA segment encodes these proteins:
- a CDS encoding FAD-dependent oxidoreductase: MRVVVDLTRCEGYGQCAFLAPEVFAMRRSEALMYELHPADSERTRVLRAAAACPVQALVVDQVHTLGRPAKAAPLKPANGKRPVEVGRIVIVGASLAGLRAAATLRREGYAGSLTLISAEPYEPYDRPPLSKQVLTGQVAADDTALPRRAEFEAEWLLGQAATGLDLAARQVHLADGRKVDFDRLLIATGARARPWPNAAEAALDGVFVLRTNEDAARLRERLTARPGRVLIIGAGFTGSEIASVCRELGLDVTVTERGKAPLAGALGGTIGAIAADLQRDHGVDLRCGVTVEALEGDGDGRLRRARLSDGTTLDVDVAVAALGAERNVEWLEGSGLAAGVWGVACDAGCRAFDVNALVTDNVFVAGDVARFPHPVYEYQFLSLEHWGNAVTQAQVAAHNMISAESDRWPHVSLPVFWSAQFGTNIKSVGVPTFADEVVIAQGSVAERRFVAVYGNRGRITAAVAFDQAMWLDFYQAQIERAAPFPPGPGMVGRPDGLQVMPADVPQRISPAYGATVVLTGHNPDERRVTLQRRH; the protein is encoded by the coding sequence ATGAGAGTCGTCGTTGATCTCACCCGCTGCGAGGGCTACGGGCAGTGCGCCTTCCTCGCGCCGGAGGTCTTCGCGATGCGCCGCTCCGAAGCCCTCATGTACGAGCTCCACCCGGCCGACTCCGAGCGCACCCGCGTCCTGCGCGCCGCCGCGGCCTGCCCGGTCCAGGCCCTGGTGGTCGACCAGGTCCACACGCTCGGACGGCCCGCCAAGGCCGCCCCGCTCAAGCCGGCGAACGGGAAGAGACCCGTGGAGGTCGGCCGCATCGTCATCGTGGGCGCCTCGCTGGCCGGGCTGCGGGCGGCGGCGACGCTGCGCAGGGAGGGCTACGCCGGGTCCCTGACGCTGATCAGCGCGGAGCCGTACGAGCCGTACGACCGGCCGCCGCTGTCCAAGCAGGTCCTGACCGGGCAGGTGGCCGCCGACGACACGGCGCTGCCGCGGCGGGCCGAGTTCGAGGCCGAATGGCTGCTCGGGCAGGCGGCGACCGGGCTGGACCTGGCGGCCAGGCAGGTTCACCTCGCGGACGGCCGGAAGGTGGACTTCGACCGCCTGCTGATCGCCACGGGAGCGCGCGCCCGGCCCTGGCCGAACGCGGCGGAGGCCGCCCTCGACGGGGTGTTCGTGCTGCGTACCAACGAGGACGCGGCCCGGCTGCGGGAGCGGCTGACCGCGCGCCCCGGCCGCGTGCTGATCATCGGCGCCGGCTTCACCGGGTCGGAGATCGCCTCCGTCTGCCGCGAACTGGGCCTGGACGTCACCGTCACCGAGCGCGGGAAGGCGCCGCTGGCGGGCGCGCTGGGCGGGACGATCGGGGCGATCGCGGCGGACCTGCAGCGCGACCACGGCGTGGACCTGCGCTGCGGGGTCACCGTCGAGGCGCTCGAAGGGGACGGGGACGGGCGCCTGCGCCGCGCGCGCCTGTCCGACGGCACCACGCTCGACGTGGACGTGGCGGTGGCCGCGCTGGGCGCGGAGCGCAACGTCGAATGGCTGGAGGGCTCCGGGCTGGCCGCCGGGGTGTGGGGCGTCGCGTGCGACGCGGGCTGCCGCGCGTTCGACGTCAACGCGCTGGTCACCGACAACGTCTTCGTCGCCGGCGACGTGGCGCGCTTCCCGCACCCGGTGTACGAGTACCAGTTCCTGTCCCTCGAACACTGGGGCAACGCGGTCACCCAGGCCCAGGTCGCGGCGCACAACATGATCAGCGCCGAGAGCGACCGCTGGCCGCACGTGTCCCTGCCGGTCTTCTGGTCCGCCCAGTTCGGCACCAACATCAAGTCCGTCGGGGTGCCGACGTTCGCTGACGAGGTCGTCATCGCGCAGGGCTCGGTCGCCGAGCGCCGGTTCGTCGCCGTCTACGGCAACCGGGGCCGCATCACGGCCGCGGTCGCCTTCGACCAGGCGATGTGGCTGGACTTCTACCAGGCGCAGATCGAGCGGGCCGCGCCGTTCCCGCCCGGCCCCGGCATGGTCGGGCGGCCCGACGGGCTCCAGGTCATGCCGGCCGACGTACCGCAGCGGATCTCCCCCGCCTACGGCGCGACCGTGGTGCTGACCGGCCACAACCCGGACGAGCGTCGCGTGACGCTGCAGCGGCGGCACTGA
- a CDS encoding cytochrome P450 — protein MAEAGVYEQILDYANRADPYPLYAELRRTPVARQSDGSYVVSGYREIVALLHDPRVSSDVRNIPEIAAEQEAGTALPSSFIRLDPPEHDRIRSMMMRHFGPPHSPGRVDDLEPRMLRIVTDLIDGFAGRTRVDIVEDFAYPLPVTVICELLGVPREDEPRFHRWSQAIIETIDPTTGTVAERERRNMEVRTELGTYMKELVDAHRRRPGDDLLSAIVTDPAVDLRLEELLSAAATLLVAGHETTVNLVTNGLLTLLRNPRVLDRLRHEPDLVIGTVEELLRFEPPVQLLSLRRSALADIDIAGTTIPKGAIISLALAAGSRDPARFPDPDRFDPDRQDNQHLGFGSGIHYCFGAPLARLETQLALGELARRLVNPRLAADPPPYRPNPGLRGPRHLYVEFDDVLPAQAIRASPTG, from the coding sequence ATGGCAGAGGCAGGCGTCTACGAGCAGATCCTCGACTACGCCAACCGCGCCGATCCGTACCCGCTCTACGCCGAGCTCCGCAGGACCCCGGTGGCGCGGCAGTCGGACGGCAGCTACGTGGTCAGCGGCTACCGGGAGATCGTCGCGCTGCTGCACGACCCGCGCGTCAGCTCCGACGTCCGCAACATTCCCGAGATCGCCGCCGAGCAGGAGGCGGGGACGGCGCTGCCGTCGTCCTTCATCAGGCTCGACCCGCCGGAGCACGACCGGATCCGCTCCATGATGATGCGGCACTTCGGGCCGCCCCACTCCCCCGGCCGGGTCGACGATCTGGAACCCCGGATGCTGCGGATCGTCACGGACCTGATCGACGGGTTCGCCGGGAGGACCCGGGTCGACATCGTCGAGGACTTCGCCTATCCGTTGCCGGTCACGGTGATCTGCGAGCTGCTGGGCGTGCCCCGCGAGGACGAGCCCCGCTTCCACCGGTGGTCGCAGGCCATCATCGAGACCATCGACCCGACGACCGGGACCGTCGCCGAGCGGGAGCGGCGGAACATGGAGGTCAGGACGGAGCTCGGCACGTACATGAAGGAGCTGGTGGACGCCCACCGGCGGCGGCCGGGCGACGACCTGCTGTCGGCCATCGTCACCGACCCGGCCGTCGACCTGCGGCTGGAGGAGCTGCTGAGCGCGGCCGCGACGCTGCTCGTCGCCGGCCACGAGACCACCGTCAACCTCGTCACCAACGGCCTGCTCACCCTGCTGCGCAACCCCCGCGTGCTGGACCGGCTGCGCCACGAGCCCGACCTGGTCATCGGCACGGTCGAGGAGCTGCTCCGCTTCGAGCCGCCGGTGCAGCTGCTCAGCCTGCGGCGCTCGGCGCTGGCCGACATCGACATCGCGGGCACGACGATCCCGAAGGGCGCGATCATCAGCCTCGCGCTCGCCGCCGGCAGCCGTGACCCGGCCCGTTTCCCCGATCCCGACCGGTTCGACCCCGACCGGCAGGACAACCAGCACCTCGGCTTCGGCAGCGGCATCCACTACTGTTTCGGCGCCCCGCTGGCGCGGCTGGAGACGCAGCTCGCGCTGGGCGAGCTGGCGCGGCGGCTGGTCAATCCGCGCCTGGCCGCCGACCCGCCGCCGTACCGGCCGAACCCGGGGCTGCGCGGGCCCCGGCACCTCTACGTGGAGTTCGACGACGTCCTGCCCGCACAAGCGATCCGCGCCTCGCCGACGGGGTGA
- the hypF gene encoding carbamoyltransferase HypF produces the protein MGVRVRVEGVVQGVGFRPFVHGLATRLGLAGQVGNDAHGVFVELEGGRGQIAEFLVRLERDAPPLAAIERVTVTSRAVRADGRFRIVASDPSGASRTLVSPDIATCADCLAELADPADRRYRYPFVNCVNCGPRLTIVRAMPYDRPLTTMAGFAMCDDCRAEYHDPADRRFHAQPICCPTCGPTLRLVGAAGDSLAGPADPLAEAVEVLRRGGVLAVKGLGGYHLSVLAAHEGAAAELRRRKRREDKPFAVMVADLAEARRLCEVDEAGAALLTDRARPIVLLPRRTDAAKGAAVGGEVGGEVGGEVGGEVAGAVAPGSRHLGLMLPYTPLHHLLLAEAGAPIVLTSGNRSDEPIAYDDRDALERLGGLADAFLTHDRPIHLRADDSVVRPFRGKGMAVRRSRGHAPRPFTLAGEAPRPILGCGAELKNTFCLAKGRHAFVSPHIGDLEDYETFRSYVEGIEHFAALFDVRPEVVAHDLHPEYLSTKHALGLPDVELVAVQHHHAHVAACLADNGEHGRVIGVAFDGLGYGLDGTLWGGEFLLADLATFERAGHLAPVPMPGGGAAIRQPWRMAAAYLDGEGEAPAVARRNEGRWGQVSALARRGGPAAPLTSSAGRLFDAVAAVLGVRDAVTYEGQAAIELEQLADPAERGGYPAAVSSDGGVLVVAGSDLVRAAVADLAAGVGVPVISARFHNGVSEVIVRCCRMLREGTGLTTVALSGGVFQNLLLLRRTVDRLGEAGFRVLTHSGVPANDGGISLGQVAVAAARDRLGPVSP, from the coding sequence ATGGGGGTGCGGGTCCGGGTCGAGGGCGTCGTTCAGGGGGTGGGGTTCCGGCCGTTCGTGCACGGGCTGGCCACGCGGCTCGGGCTGGCGGGGCAGGTGGGCAACGACGCGCACGGCGTCTTCGTCGAGCTGGAGGGCGGGCGCGGCCAGATCGCGGAGTTCCTGGTACGGCTGGAGCGCGACGCGCCCCCGCTGGCCGCGATCGAGCGGGTGACCGTCACCTCCCGTGCGGTGCGCGCCGACGGCCGGTTCCGGATCGTCGCGAGCGACCCGTCGGGGGCGTCGCGCACGCTGGTGTCGCCCGACATCGCGACCTGCGCCGACTGCCTGGCGGAGCTGGCCGACCCCGCCGACCGGCGCTACCGCTACCCGTTCGTCAACTGCGTCAACTGCGGGCCGAGGCTGACGATCGTGCGGGCGATGCCGTACGACCGGCCGCTGACCACGATGGCCGGGTTCGCGATGTGCGACGACTGCCGGGCCGAGTACCACGATCCGGCCGACCGGCGCTTCCACGCGCAGCCGATCTGCTGCCCGACGTGCGGCCCGACGCTCAGGCTCGTCGGCGCGGCGGGCGACTCCCTGGCCGGACCCGCCGACCCGCTGGCCGAGGCCGTGGAGGTGCTGCGCCGGGGCGGGGTGCTGGCGGTGAAGGGGCTCGGCGGCTACCACCTGTCGGTGCTCGCCGCCCACGAGGGCGCCGCCGCCGAGCTGCGGCGGCGCAAGCGGCGCGAGGACAAGCCGTTCGCCGTCATGGTCGCCGACCTGGCCGAGGCCCGGCGGCTGTGCGAGGTGGACGAGGCCGGAGCCGCGCTCCTGACCGACCGCGCGCGTCCCATCGTCCTGCTCCCACGCCGCACGGACGCGGCGAAAGGCGCGGCGGTGGGCGGGGAGGTCGGCGGGGAGGTCGGCGGGGAGGTCGGCGGGGAGGTGGCCGGGGCGGTCGCGCCGGGGAGCCGTCACCTCGGGCTGATGCTGCCGTACACGCCGCTGCACCACCTGCTGCTCGCCGAGGCGGGCGCCCCGATCGTGCTGACCAGCGGCAACCGCTCGGACGAGCCGATCGCCTACGACGACCGCGACGCGCTGGAGCGGCTCGGCGGCCTCGCGGACGCGTTCCTCACGCATGACCGCCCGATCCACCTGCGCGCCGACGACTCGGTGGTGCGGCCCTTCCGGGGCAAGGGGATGGCCGTGCGGCGCTCGCGCGGCCACGCCCCGCGCCCGTTCACGCTGGCCGGGGAGGCGCCCCGGCCGATCCTCGGCTGCGGCGCCGAGCTGAAGAACACCTTCTGCCTGGCGAAGGGGCGGCACGCGTTCGTCTCCCCGCACATCGGCGACCTGGAGGACTACGAGACCTTCCGGTCGTACGTCGAAGGGATCGAGCATTTCGCCGCGCTGTTCGACGTGCGTCCCGAGGTGGTGGCCCACGACCTGCACCCGGAGTACCTGTCCACCAAGCACGCCCTGGGCCTGCCGGACGTCGAGCTGGTCGCCGTCCAGCACCACCACGCGCACGTCGCCGCCTGCCTGGCCGACAACGGCGAGCACGGCCGGGTGATCGGGGTCGCGTTCGACGGGCTCGGCTACGGACTCGACGGGACCCTGTGGGGCGGCGAGTTCCTGCTGGCCGACCTGGCGACGTTCGAGCGGGCCGGGCATCTGGCGCCCGTGCCGATGCCGGGCGGCGGCGCGGCGATCAGGCAGCCGTGGCGGATGGCCGCCGCGTACCTGGACGGCGAGGGCGAGGCGCCGGCCGTGGCCAGGCGCAACGAGGGGCGGTGGGGGCAGGTGAGCGCGCTGGCCCGGCGCGGCGGGCCGGCCGCGCCGCTGACGTCGAGCGCGGGCCGCCTGTTCGACGCGGTGGCGGCGGTGCTCGGCGTGCGCGACGCCGTCACGTACGAGGGGCAGGCCGCGATCGAGCTGGAGCAGCTCGCCGACCCCGCCGAGCGCGGCGGCTACCCGGCGGCCGTCTCCAGCGACGGCGGCGTGCTGGTGGTGGCCGGCTCGGACCTGGTACGGGCCGCCGTGGCGGACCTGGCCGCGGGCGTCGGCGTGCCGGTCATCTCCGCCCGCTTCCACAACGGCGTGAGCGAGGTCATCGTGCGCTGCTGCCGGATGCTGCGCGAGGGGACGGGGCTGACGACGGTCGCGCTGTCCGGCGGCGTCTTCCAGAACCTGCTGCTGCTGCGGCGCACGGTGGACCGGCTGGGCGAGGCCGGGTTCCGGGTGCTCACCCACTCCGGCGTTCCGGCCAACGACGGCGGCATCAGCCTCGGCCAGGTGGCCGTCGCCGCCGCCAGGGACCGGCTCGGCCCGGTCAGTCCGTAG
- a CDS encoding DUF1440 domain-containing protein codes for MTQTLPTHTGTRDELRQHVSTRPAQTLIRAAARGAIGSMAMSGLRQFTTAVGLVAKVPPEAVLERTVPRLFRRVPHRRRPAMVELTHWGYGTAGGALYGLLPHGLRRRPWAGPAYGVAFWLAFEAAIAPALGLPRHPRTTTERLALLADHLLYGVVVGASPWPHRDVPESPVERPTD; via the coding sequence ATGACGCAGACCCTGCCAACCCACACCGGCACCCGCGATGAGCTGCGCCAACACGTCTCGACCCGGCCCGCGCAGACCCTGATCCGCGCCGCCGCCCGGGGAGCCATCGGCTCCATGGCGATGTCCGGACTGCGGCAGTTCACGACGGCGGTCGGCCTCGTGGCGAAGGTGCCGCCCGAGGCCGTGCTGGAGCGCACCGTCCCGCGGTTGTTCCGCCGGGTGCCCCACCGGCGGCGTCCCGCGATGGTGGAGCTGACACACTGGGGGTACGGCACGGCCGGAGGAGCGCTGTACGGGCTGCTGCCCCACGGGCTGCGCCGCCGCCCCTGGGCGGGACCGGCCTACGGCGTGGCGTTCTGGCTCGCCTTCGAGGCGGCCATCGCGCCCGCCCTCGGCCTGCCGCGCCATCCCCGCACCACGACGGAGCGCCTGGCGCTGCTGGCCGACCACCTGCTGTACGGGGTCGTGGTCGGCGCCTCCCCGTGGCCTCACCGGGACGTGCCGGAGAGCCCCGTGGAGCGCCCTACGGACTGA
- a CDS encoding NADH-quinone oxidoreductase subunit B family protein translates to MTTTQTPKALDEVHILWTSEGMSCDGDTVSVTAATLPSLEDVLLGLVPGLPKVHLHNKVLAKETGDAFMAPFHQAHQGELGPFIFVVEGSIPNEKINGEGYWTSMGNDPATGQPITVNEWIDRLAPKAWAVVAIGTCATYGGIHAMAGNPTGCMGLADYLGRDFRSAGGLPIVNVPGCPVQPDNFTETLTWLLYQAAGMAPTIPLDEMLRPTWLFGKTVHEGCDRAGYYEQGDFALDYNSPKCLVRVGCWGPVVNCNVTKRGWMDGVGGCPNVGGICIACTMPGFPDKFMPFMDEPPGAAVSVAMSSAYGAMIRRLRGITNKAANKEPKWRHNRRRLTSGFDPRWGNG, encoded by the coding sequence ATGACAACCACACAAACACCGAAAGCATTGGACGAGGTGCACATCCTGTGGACCTCGGAGGGCATGAGCTGCGACGGCGACACGGTCTCGGTCACCGCCGCCACGCTGCCGAGCCTGGAGGACGTCCTGCTCGGGCTCGTACCGGGGCTGCCCAAGGTGCACCTGCACAACAAGGTGCTGGCCAAGGAGACGGGTGACGCCTTCATGGCCCCGTTCCACCAGGCCCACCAGGGCGAGCTCGGCCCGTTCATCTTCGTGGTCGAGGGTTCCATCCCGAACGAGAAGATCAACGGCGAGGGCTACTGGACGTCGATGGGCAACGACCCGGCCACCGGCCAGCCCATCACGGTCAACGAGTGGATCGACCGGCTCGCGCCCAAGGCCTGGGCCGTGGTCGCGATCGGCACCTGCGCGACGTACGGCGGCATCCACGCCATGGCCGGCAACCCGACCGGATGCATGGGGCTGGCCGACTACCTGGGCCGCGACTTCCGCTCCGCGGGCGGGCTGCCCATCGTCAACGTGCCCGGCTGTCCCGTCCAGCCGGACAACTTCACCGAGACGCTGACCTGGCTGCTGTACCAGGCGGCGGGCATGGCGCCGACGATCCCGCTCGACGAGATGCTGCGTCCCACGTGGCTGTTCGGCAAGACCGTGCACGAGGGCTGCGACCGGGCCGGCTACTACGAGCAGGGCGACTTCGCCCTCGACTACAACTCCCCCAAGTGCCTCGTGCGCGTCGGCTGCTGGGGACCGGTGGTCAACTGCAACGTCACCAAGCGCGGCTGGATGGACGGCGTCGGCGGCTGCCCGAACGTGGGCGGCATCTGCATCGCCTGCACCATGCCCGGCTTCCCCGACAAGTTCATGCCCTTCATGGACGAGCCTCCGGGCGCGGCCGTCTCGGTCGCGATGAGCAGCGCGTACGGCGCGATGATCCGCAGGCTTCGCGGCATCACCAACAAGGCAGCGAACAAGGAGCCGAAGTGGCGCCACAACCGCCGCAGGCTGACGAGCGGGTTCGACCCGCGCTGGGGAAACGGTTGA